Proteins encoded within one genomic window of Theobroma cacao cultivar B97-61/B2 chromosome 7, Criollo_cocoa_genome_V2, whole genome shotgun sequence:
- the LOC18594944 gene encoding lysine-specific demethylase JMJ25 isoform X3: protein MKEGQPVGVLSFRDLAAVPFEAPPDELRCARSGGGGWRCNRWRVHAQRYCEFHFLHEKHRRNNHRSVRPKPVETLPLSHHKENNGDRYSCCSSAVLTRSRRKRDHSQQQEKEEEMGVSIPDEGDGNDREVEPCSRRARSAKMATLKQESGPSGKKDGNGGKIECSSRKKRTPNVSAEKEVEHKGKEEKEGYCHQCHRFKSRVMTCGKCQRKRYCDSCIKKWYPQFSEEAIAESCPFCRKNCNCRQCLQSNKLMEDVKNSGMPSNKEEKINHLNYLISLLYPFLKQFYEEQKKEIVLEAKIKGLQPSEIEVLQAVCDDYERLYCNNCKTSIVDLHRVCPKCSYELCLTCCWEIRDKCLRGGDKMVQRYFDRGKAYLHGGEALPLPLDKKKNKTSSRKLIKLLSKWQAKGNGDIPCPIERLGGCGHECLELKCVFPVSRVSMLIMKAKRLVKFHKLEDTLGTLRGNFSCLKFDNEIGSVNDALRLSASRKDCSDNYLYSPSAKDIQQGDLEQFRWHWIKGEPVIVRNVLELTSGLSWEPMVMWRAICDVSKKDSSNFNVRAIDCLDFCEVELNIHKFFMGYLKGFSHSNSWPKLLQLKDWPPSNFFEELLPRHCAELVSALPFLEYTNPYSGILNVAAKLPANCLKPDLGPKTYIAYGFVDELGRGDSVTKLHYDMSDAVNVLMHTADVTLTSEQHADIEMLKKRHVGQDQIELHGTDEDSCLPPKEQVDVNFLLKAVEPLKRKSKTSTKEVKSCQSSHSKSKLLMKTSKLKNDEESKLEKKSNRRNDEAHTIDTSFSNIHSLNGTEKDSCLPLKEQVDVDVMVEAVKAPKRKSETRKKKVKSCRSSLSESKLFQNEEESKLDERDGRMDEAHSDESIVACSTNKACQQGSVGGASQYVRDAMEASGGGAVWDIFRRQDVPKLEEYLRKHHREFRHVYGSPVDQVVHPIHDQTFYLTMHHKRKLKEEFGVEPWTIVQKLGEAIFIPAGCPHQVRNLKSCIKVALDFVSPENIHECIRLTEEFRVLPHNHRAKEDKLEVKKMMLHALNYAVEELEKLTA, encoded by the exons ATGAAAGAAGGGCAGCCAGTGGGAGTACTGTCCTTTCGTGACCTTGCAGCAGTTCCATTTGAAGCACCTCCGGACGAGCTACGTTGTGCGAGAAGTGGTGGAGGTGGGTGGCGTTGTAACCGCTGGCGTGTCCACGCTCAAAGATACTGTGAATTTCATTTCCTCCATGAAAAACACCGGAGAAATAACCACAGGAGTGTGAGACCAAAACCCGTAGAAACCCTTCCTTTGAGTCATCACAAGGAGAATAATGGTGATCGGTATTCTTGTTGTTCTTCTGCTGTGCTTACAAGGTCCAGGAGGAAGAGAGACCACAGccaacaacaagaaaaagaagaagaaatgggTGTTTCTATTCCAGACGAGGGAGATGGAAATGATAGAGAAGTTGAGCCTTGTTCACGAAGGGCTAGGAGTGCCAAGATGGCTACGCTGAAACAAGAGAGTGGCCCCTCT GGGAAGAAAGACGGAAATGGTGGCAAAATTGAGTGTTCTTCAAGGAAGAAGCGGACTCCCAATGTGTCAGCTGAAAAGGAAGTTGAG CACAAGGGTAAGGAAGAGAAGGAAGGTTATTGCCATCAGTGCCATAGGTTCAAAAGCAGAGTGATGACCTGCGGCAAGTGTCAACGTAAACGCTACTGTGATTCATGCATAAAAAAAtg GTATCCACAATTTTCAGAGGAAGCAATAGCAGAGTCATGCCCGTTTTGCCGTAAAAATTGCAATTGCAGACAATGTCTGCAATCGAACAAACTTATGGAG GATGTCAAAAACTCTGGAATGCCATCGaataaagaggaaaaaataaaCCACTTGAATTATCTTATATCCTTGCTGTATCCTTTCCTGAAACAATTTTATGAGGAGCAAAAGAAGGAAATAGTGCTTGAAGCCAAGATCAAAG GATTACAGCCATCAGAGATAGAAGTGCTACAGGCTGTTTGTGATGATTATGAACGTTTGTATTG CAATAATTGCAAAACTTCTATAGTTGATCTCCATAGAGTTTGCCCAAAATGTTCATACGAGCTTTGCCTTACTTGTTGCTGGGAAATTCGGGATAAATGCTTGAggggtggagataaaatggtCCAAAGATATTTTGATAGAGGGAAAGCCTATTTACATGGAGGGGAAGCTCTACCTTTACCAttagataagaaaaagaacaagacAAGTTCTAGGAAACTCATCAAGCTACTATCTAAGTGGCAAGCGAAGGGAAACGGTGACATCCCCTGTCCAATTGAAAGATTGGGTGGTTGTGGACATGAGTGCTTGGAGTTGAAATGCGTGTTCCCAGTCAGTCGGGTTTCAATGTTGATAATGAAAGCTAAAAGATTAGTTAAATTCCATAAACTTGAGGATACACTTGGAACCTTGAGAGGAAATTTTTCTTGTCTGAAATTTGATAATGAGATTGGCTCTGTGAATGATGCATTACGGTTATCAGCATCTCGGAAAGACTGTAGTGATAACTACTTGTATAGTCCGTCAGCCAAGGATATACAACAGGGGGATCTAGAGCAATTTCGGTGGCATTGGATTAAGGGAGAGCCAGTGATTGTTAGAAATGTTCTTGAATTAACCTCTGGCTTAAGTTGGGAGCCAATGGTAATGTGGCGTGCAATATGTGATGTATCAAAAAAAGATTCCTCAAACTTTAATGTGAGAGCAATTGATTGTCTTGACTTTTGTGAG GTTGAACTGAATATTCATAAGTTTTTCATGGGGTATTTAAAGGGCTTTTCACATAGTAACTCTTGGCCTAAGTTGCTGCAACTAAAAGATTGGCCTCCATCTAATTTCTTTGAAGAGCTCTTACCACGCCATTGTGCAGAACTTGTCAGTGCCTTGCCATTTTTGGAATACACAAATCCTTACTCTGGCATCCTCAATGTTGCAGCAAAGTTGCCTGCAAACTGCTTGAAGCCTGATCTTGGTCCAAAAACATATATAGCTTATGGATTTGTTGACGAGCTTGGACGTGGAGACTCAGTGACCAAGCTTCACTATGACATGTCAGATGCG GTGAATGTTTTGATGCACACAGCAGATGTTACTCTTACCTCTGAGCAGCATGCTGATATAGAAATGTTGAAAAAGAGGCATGTGGGCCAAGATCAAATAGAGCTACATGGCACCGATGAGGATTCTTGTTTGCCACCGAAAGAGCAAGTAGATGTCAATTTTTTGCTGAAAGCTGTGGAGCCTCTAAAGAGGAAAAGTAAAACTAGCACGAAGGAAGTGAAATCATGTCAAAGCTCACACTCAAAGTCCAAATTGCTGATGAAAACTTCTAAGTTAAAAAATGATGAGGAATCTAAATTGGAGAAAAAAAGCAACAGGAGAAATGATGAGGCTCATACCATTGAtacttcattttcaaatatccATTCTCTTAATGGCACTGAAAAAGATTCTTGTTTGCCATTGAAAGAGCAAGTTGATGTAGATGTCATGGTTGAAGCTGTGAAGGCTCCAAAGAGGAAGAGTGAAActagaaagaagaaagtgaaATCTTGTCGAAGTTCATTGTCAGAGTCTAAACTATTTCAAAATGAAGAGGAATCTAAATTGGATGAACGTGATGGGAGAATGGATGAGGCTCATTCTG ATGAATCTATAGTGGCTTGTTCAACAAATAAAGCTTGTCAGCAAGGTTCTGTAGGTGGTGCTTCTCAATATGTTCGTGATGCAATGGAAGCATCTGGAGGTGGGGCTGTTTGGGATATTTTTCGTAGGCAAGATGTACCCAAACTTGAGGAATACCTTAGGAAGCACCATAGAGAATTCAGGCATGTTTATGGCTCTCCAGTGGATCAG GTTGTGCATCCGATTCATGATCAGACTTTCTACCTGACCATGCATCATAAGAGAAAGCTCAAGGAGGAGTTTG GAGTTGAGCCTTGGACCATTGTGCAGAAACTTGGAGAGGCAATATTTATACCTGCTGGTTGTCCTCATCAAGTGAGAAATCTCAAG TCATGCATAAAAGTTGCTCTTGACTTTGTGTCTCCTGAAAACATTCATGAATGCATCCGTTTAACTGAGGAGTTTCGGGTTCTACCACACAACCATAGGGCTAAAGAGGATAAATTAGAG GTGAAGAAAATGATGCTTCATGCTTTGAACTATGCCGTGGAGGAATTGGAGAAGCTCACAGCATGA
- the LOC18594944 gene encoding lysine-specific demethylase JMJ25 isoform X2 has protein sequence MKEGQPVGVLSFRDLAAVPFEAPPDELRCARSGGGGWRCNRWRVHAQRYCEFHFLHEKHRRNNHRSVRPKPVETLPLSHHKENNGDRYSCCSSAVLTRSRRKRDHSQQQEKEEEMGVSIPDEGDGNDREVEPCSRRARSAKMATLKQGKKDGNGGKIECSSRKKRTPNVSAEKEVEVIHENFPNHKGKEEKEGYCHQCHRFKSRVMTCGKCQRKRYCDSCIKKWYPQFSEEAIAESCPFCRKNCNCRQCLQSNKLMEDVKNSGMPSNKEEKINHLNYLISLLYPFLKQFYEEQKKEIVLEAKIKGLQPSEIEVLQAVCDDYERLYCNNCKTSIVDLHRVCPKCSYELCLTCCWEIRDKCLRGGDKMVQRYFDRGKAYLHGGEALPLPLDKKKNKTSSRKLIKLLSKWQAKGNGDIPCPIERLGGCGHECLELKCVFPVSRVSMLIMKAKRLVKFHKLEDTLGTLRGNFSCLKFDNEIGSVNDALRLSASRKDCSDNYLYSPSAKDIQQGDLEQFRWHWIKGEPVIVRNVLELTSGLSWEPMVMWRAICDVSKKDSSNFNVRAIDCLDFCEVELNIHKFFMGYLKGFSHSNSWPKLLQLKDWPPSNFFEELLPRHCAELVSALPFLEYTNPYSGILNVAAKLPANCLKPDLGPKTYIAYGFVDELGRGDSVTKLHYDMSDAVNVLMHTADVTLTSEQHADIEMLKKRHVGQDQIELHGTDEDSCLPPKEQVDVNFLLKAVEPLKRKSKTSTKEVKSCQSSHSKSKLLMKTSKLKNDEESKLEKKSNRRNDEAHTIDTSFSNIHSLNGTEKDSCLPLKEQVDVDVMVEAVKAPKRKSETRKKKVKSCRSSLSESKLFQNEEESKLDERDGRMDEAHSDESIVACSTNKACQQGSVGGASQYVRDAMEASGGGAVWDIFRRQDVPKLEEYLRKHHREFRHVYGSPVDQVVHPIHDQTFYLTMHHKRKLKEEFGVEPWTIVQKLGEAIFIPAGCPHQVRNLKSCIKVALDFVSPENIHECIRLTEEFRVLPHNHRAKEDKLEVKKMMLHALNYAVEELEKLTA, from the exons ATGAAAGAAGGGCAGCCAGTGGGAGTACTGTCCTTTCGTGACCTTGCAGCAGTTCCATTTGAAGCACCTCCGGACGAGCTACGTTGTGCGAGAAGTGGTGGAGGTGGGTGGCGTTGTAACCGCTGGCGTGTCCACGCTCAAAGATACTGTGAATTTCATTTCCTCCATGAAAAACACCGGAGAAATAACCACAGGAGTGTGAGACCAAAACCCGTAGAAACCCTTCCTTTGAGTCATCACAAGGAGAATAATGGTGATCGGTATTCTTGTTGTTCTTCTGCTGTGCTTACAAGGTCCAGGAGGAAGAGAGACCACAGccaacaacaagaaaaagaagaagaaatgggTGTTTCTATTCCAGACGAGGGAGATGGAAATGATAGAGAAGTTGAGCCTTGTTCACGAAGGGCTAGGAGTGCCAAGATGGCTACGCTGAAACAA GGGAAGAAAGACGGAAATGGTGGCAAAATTGAGTGTTCTTCAAGGAAGAAGCGGACTCCCAATGTGTCAGCTGAAAAGGAAGTTGAGgtaattcatgaaaatttcccCAAT CACAAGGGTAAGGAAGAGAAGGAAGGTTATTGCCATCAGTGCCATAGGTTCAAAAGCAGAGTGATGACCTGCGGCAAGTGTCAACGTAAACGCTACTGTGATTCATGCATAAAAAAAtg GTATCCACAATTTTCAGAGGAAGCAATAGCAGAGTCATGCCCGTTTTGCCGTAAAAATTGCAATTGCAGACAATGTCTGCAATCGAACAAACTTATGGAG GATGTCAAAAACTCTGGAATGCCATCGaataaagaggaaaaaataaaCCACTTGAATTATCTTATATCCTTGCTGTATCCTTTCCTGAAACAATTTTATGAGGAGCAAAAGAAGGAAATAGTGCTTGAAGCCAAGATCAAAG GATTACAGCCATCAGAGATAGAAGTGCTACAGGCTGTTTGTGATGATTATGAACGTTTGTATTG CAATAATTGCAAAACTTCTATAGTTGATCTCCATAGAGTTTGCCCAAAATGTTCATACGAGCTTTGCCTTACTTGTTGCTGGGAAATTCGGGATAAATGCTTGAggggtggagataaaatggtCCAAAGATATTTTGATAGAGGGAAAGCCTATTTACATGGAGGGGAAGCTCTACCTTTACCAttagataagaaaaagaacaagacAAGTTCTAGGAAACTCATCAAGCTACTATCTAAGTGGCAAGCGAAGGGAAACGGTGACATCCCCTGTCCAATTGAAAGATTGGGTGGTTGTGGACATGAGTGCTTGGAGTTGAAATGCGTGTTCCCAGTCAGTCGGGTTTCAATGTTGATAATGAAAGCTAAAAGATTAGTTAAATTCCATAAACTTGAGGATACACTTGGAACCTTGAGAGGAAATTTTTCTTGTCTGAAATTTGATAATGAGATTGGCTCTGTGAATGATGCATTACGGTTATCAGCATCTCGGAAAGACTGTAGTGATAACTACTTGTATAGTCCGTCAGCCAAGGATATACAACAGGGGGATCTAGAGCAATTTCGGTGGCATTGGATTAAGGGAGAGCCAGTGATTGTTAGAAATGTTCTTGAATTAACCTCTGGCTTAAGTTGGGAGCCAATGGTAATGTGGCGTGCAATATGTGATGTATCAAAAAAAGATTCCTCAAACTTTAATGTGAGAGCAATTGATTGTCTTGACTTTTGTGAG GTTGAACTGAATATTCATAAGTTTTTCATGGGGTATTTAAAGGGCTTTTCACATAGTAACTCTTGGCCTAAGTTGCTGCAACTAAAAGATTGGCCTCCATCTAATTTCTTTGAAGAGCTCTTACCACGCCATTGTGCAGAACTTGTCAGTGCCTTGCCATTTTTGGAATACACAAATCCTTACTCTGGCATCCTCAATGTTGCAGCAAAGTTGCCTGCAAACTGCTTGAAGCCTGATCTTGGTCCAAAAACATATATAGCTTATGGATTTGTTGACGAGCTTGGACGTGGAGACTCAGTGACCAAGCTTCACTATGACATGTCAGATGCG GTGAATGTTTTGATGCACACAGCAGATGTTACTCTTACCTCTGAGCAGCATGCTGATATAGAAATGTTGAAAAAGAGGCATGTGGGCCAAGATCAAATAGAGCTACATGGCACCGATGAGGATTCTTGTTTGCCACCGAAAGAGCAAGTAGATGTCAATTTTTTGCTGAAAGCTGTGGAGCCTCTAAAGAGGAAAAGTAAAACTAGCACGAAGGAAGTGAAATCATGTCAAAGCTCACACTCAAAGTCCAAATTGCTGATGAAAACTTCTAAGTTAAAAAATGATGAGGAATCTAAATTGGAGAAAAAAAGCAACAGGAGAAATGATGAGGCTCATACCATTGAtacttcattttcaaatatccATTCTCTTAATGGCACTGAAAAAGATTCTTGTTTGCCATTGAAAGAGCAAGTTGATGTAGATGTCATGGTTGAAGCTGTGAAGGCTCCAAAGAGGAAGAGTGAAActagaaagaagaaagtgaaATCTTGTCGAAGTTCATTGTCAGAGTCTAAACTATTTCAAAATGAAGAGGAATCTAAATTGGATGAACGTGATGGGAGAATGGATGAGGCTCATTCTG ATGAATCTATAGTGGCTTGTTCAACAAATAAAGCTTGTCAGCAAGGTTCTGTAGGTGGTGCTTCTCAATATGTTCGTGATGCAATGGAAGCATCTGGAGGTGGGGCTGTTTGGGATATTTTTCGTAGGCAAGATGTACCCAAACTTGAGGAATACCTTAGGAAGCACCATAGAGAATTCAGGCATGTTTATGGCTCTCCAGTGGATCAG GTTGTGCATCCGATTCATGATCAGACTTTCTACCTGACCATGCATCATAAGAGAAAGCTCAAGGAGGAGTTTG GAGTTGAGCCTTGGACCATTGTGCAGAAACTTGGAGAGGCAATATTTATACCTGCTGGTTGTCCTCATCAAGTGAGAAATCTCAAG TCATGCATAAAAGTTGCTCTTGACTTTGTGTCTCCTGAAAACATTCATGAATGCATCCGTTTAACTGAGGAGTTTCGGGTTCTACCACACAACCATAGGGCTAAAGAGGATAAATTAGAG GTGAAGAAAATGATGCTTCATGCTTTGAACTATGCCGTGGAGGAATTGGAGAAGCTCACAGCATGA
- the LOC18594944 gene encoding lysine-specific demethylase JMJ25 isoform X4, producing the protein MKEGQPVGVLSFRDLAAVPFEAPPDELRCARSGGGGWRCNRWRVHAQRYCEFHFLHEKHRRNNHRSVRPKPVETLPLSHHKENNGDRYSCCSSAVLTRSRRKRDHSQQQEKEEEMGVSIPDEGDGNDREVEPCSRRARSAKMATLKQESGPSGKKDGNGGKIECSSRKKRTPNVSAEKEVEVIHENFPNHKGKEEKEGYCHQCHRFKSRVMTCGKCQRKRYCDSCIKKWYPQFSEEAIAESCPFCRKNCNCRQCLQSNKLMEDVKNSGMPSNKEEKINHLNYLISLLYPFLKQFYEEQKKEIVLEAKIKGLQPSEIEVLQAVCDDYERLYCNNCKTSIVDLHRVCPKCSYELCLTCCWEIRDKCLRGGDKMVQRYFDRGKAYLHGGEALPLPLDKKKNKTSSRKLIKLLSKWQAKGNGDIPCPIERLGGCGHECLELKCVFPVSRVSMLIMKAKRLVKFHKLEDTLGTLRGNFSCLKFDNEIGSVNDALRLSASRKDCSDNYLYSPSAKDIQQGDLEQFRWHWIKGEPVIVRNVLELTSGLSWEPMVMWRAICDVSKKDSSNFNVELNIHKFFMGYLKGFSHSNSWPKLLQLKDWPPSNFFEELLPRHCAELVSALPFLEYTNPYSGILNVAAKLPANCLKPDLGPKTYIAYGFVDELGRGDSVTKLHYDMSDAVNVLMHTADVTLTSEQHADIEMLKKRHVGQDQIELHGTDEDSCLPPKEQVDVNFLLKAVEPLKRKSKTSTKEVKSCQSSHSKSKLLMKTSKLKNDEESKLEKKSNRRNDEAHTIDTSFSNIHSLNGTEKDSCLPLKEQVDVDVMVEAVKAPKRKSETRKKKVKSCRSSLSESKLFQNEEESKLDERDGRMDEAHSDESIVACSTNKACQQGSVGGASQYVRDAMEASGGGAVWDIFRRQDVPKLEEYLRKHHREFRHVYGSPVDQVVHPIHDQTFYLTMHHKRKLKEEFGVEPWTIVQKLGEAIFIPAGCPHQVRNLKSCIKVALDFVSPENIHECIRLTEEFRVLPHNHRAKEDKLEVKKMMLHALNYAVEELEKLTA; encoded by the exons ATGAAAGAAGGGCAGCCAGTGGGAGTACTGTCCTTTCGTGACCTTGCAGCAGTTCCATTTGAAGCACCTCCGGACGAGCTACGTTGTGCGAGAAGTGGTGGAGGTGGGTGGCGTTGTAACCGCTGGCGTGTCCACGCTCAAAGATACTGTGAATTTCATTTCCTCCATGAAAAACACCGGAGAAATAACCACAGGAGTGTGAGACCAAAACCCGTAGAAACCCTTCCTTTGAGTCATCACAAGGAGAATAATGGTGATCGGTATTCTTGTTGTTCTTCTGCTGTGCTTACAAGGTCCAGGAGGAAGAGAGACCACAGccaacaacaagaaaaagaagaagaaatgggTGTTTCTATTCCAGACGAGGGAGATGGAAATGATAGAGAAGTTGAGCCTTGTTCACGAAGGGCTAGGAGTGCCAAGATGGCTACGCTGAAACAAGAGAGTGGCCCCTCT GGGAAGAAAGACGGAAATGGTGGCAAAATTGAGTGTTCTTCAAGGAAGAAGCGGACTCCCAATGTGTCAGCTGAAAAGGAAGTTGAGgtaattcatgaaaatttcccCAAT CACAAGGGTAAGGAAGAGAAGGAAGGTTATTGCCATCAGTGCCATAGGTTCAAAAGCAGAGTGATGACCTGCGGCAAGTGTCAACGTAAACGCTACTGTGATTCATGCATAAAAAAAtg GTATCCACAATTTTCAGAGGAAGCAATAGCAGAGTCATGCCCGTTTTGCCGTAAAAATTGCAATTGCAGACAATGTCTGCAATCGAACAAACTTATGGAG GATGTCAAAAACTCTGGAATGCCATCGaataaagaggaaaaaataaaCCACTTGAATTATCTTATATCCTTGCTGTATCCTTTCCTGAAACAATTTTATGAGGAGCAAAAGAAGGAAATAGTGCTTGAAGCCAAGATCAAAG GATTACAGCCATCAGAGATAGAAGTGCTACAGGCTGTTTGTGATGATTATGAACGTTTGTATTG CAATAATTGCAAAACTTCTATAGTTGATCTCCATAGAGTTTGCCCAAAATGTTCATACGAGCTTTGCCTTACTTGTTGCTGGGAAATTCGGGATAAATGCTTGAggggtggagataaaatggtCCAAAGATATTTTGATAGAGGGAAAGCCTATTTACATGGAGGGGAAGCTCTACCTTTACCAttagataagaaaaagaacaagacAAGTTCTAGGAAACTCATCAAGCTACTATCTAAGTGGCAAGCGAAGGGAAACGGTGACATCCCCTGTCCAATTGAAAGATTGGGTGGTTGTGGACATGAGTGCTTGGAGTTGAAATGCGTGTTCCCAGTCAGTCGGGTTTCAATGTTGATAATGAAAGCTAAAAGATTAGTTAAATTCCATAAACTTGAGGATACACTTGGAACCTTGAGAGGAAATTTTTCTTGTCTGAAATTTGATAATGAGATTGGCTCTGTGAATGATGCATTACGGTTATCAGCATCTCGGAAAGACTGTAGTGATAACTACTTGTATAGTCCGTCAGCCAAGGATATACAACAGGGGGATCTAGAGCAATTTCGGTGGCATTGGATTAAGGGAGAGCCAGTGATTGTTAGAAATGTTCTTGAATTAACCTCTGGCTTAAGTTGGGAGCCAATGGTAATGTGGCGTGCAATATGTGATGTATCAAAAAAAGATTCCTCAAACTTTAAT GTTGAACTGAATATTCATAAGTTTTTCATGGGGTATTTAAAGGGCTTTTCACATAGTAACTCTTGGCCTAAGTTGCTGCAACTAAAAGATTGGCCTCCATCTAATTTCTTTGAAGAGCTCTTACCACGCCATTGTGCAGAACTTGTCAGTGCCTTGCCATTTTTGGAATACACAAATCCTTACTCTGGCATCCTCAATGTTGCAGCAAAGTTGCCTGCAAACTGCTTGAAGCCTGATCTTGGTCCAAAAACATATATAGCTTATGGATTTGTTGACGAGCTTGGACGTGGAGACTCAGTGACCAAGCTTCACTATGACATGTCAGATGCG GTGAATGTTTTGATGCACACAGCAGATGTTACTCTTACCTCTGAGCAGCATGCTGATATAGAAATGTTGAAAAAGAGGCATGTGGGCCAAGATCAAATAGAGCTACATGGCACCGATGAGGATTCTTGTTTGCCACCGAAAGAGCAAGTAGATGTCAATTTTTTGCTGAAAGCTGTGGAGCCTCTAAAGAGGAAAAGTAAAACTAGCACGAAGGAAGTGAAATCATGTCAAAGCTCACACTCAAAGTCCAAATTGCTGATGAAAACTTCTAAGTTAAAAAATGATGAGGAATCTAAATTGGAGAAAAAAAGCAACAGGAGAAATGATGAGGCTCATACCATTGAtacttcattttcaaatatccATTCTCTTAATGGCACTGAAAAAGATTCTTGTTTGCCATTGAAAGAGCAAGTTGATGTAGATGTCATGGTTGAAGCTGTGAAGGCTCCAAAGAGGAAGAGTGAAActagaaagaagaaagtgaaATCTTGTCGAAGTTCATTGTCAGAGTCTAAACTATTTCAAAATGAAGAGGAATCTAAATTGGATGAACGTGATGGGAGAATGGATGAGGCTCATTCTG ATGAATCTATAGTGGCTTGTTCAACAAATAAAGCTTGTCAGCAAGGTTCTGTAGGTGGTGCTTCTCAATATGTTCGTGATGCAATGGAAGCATCTGGAGGTGGGGCTGTTTGGGATATTTTTCGTAGGCAAGATGTACCCAAACTTGAGGAATACCTTAGGAAGCACCATAGAGAATTCAGGCATGTTTATGGCTCTCCAGTGGATCAG GTTGTGCATCCGATTCATGATCAGACTTTCTACCTGACCATGCATCATAAGAGAAAGCTCAAGGAGGAGTTTG GAGTTGAGCCTTGGACCATTGTGCAGAAACTTGGAGAGGCAATATTTATACCTGCTGGTTGTCCTCATCAAGTGAGAAATCTCAAG TCATGCATAAAAGTTGCTCTTGACTTTGTGTCTCCTGAAAACATTCATGAATGCATCCGTTTAACTGAGGAGTTTCGGGTTCTACCACACAACCATAGGGCTAAAGAGGATAAATTAGAG GTGAAGAAAATGATGCTTCATGCTTTGAACTATGCCGTGGAGGAATTGGAGAAGCTCACAGCATGA